The Juglans microcarpa x Juglans regia isolate MS1-56 chromosome 8D, Jm3101_v1.0, whole genome shotgun sequence genomic sequence GTAAATCGGAAGCGGtggaaataaagtaaaaatacaaTCTAATAACAAATGTGAAAGCAGTGGAAAAGCTAAGTAAAAAAACGGCAGAATGATAAATCCAGAACATATGTCACAATGCATGAATATCCGCGTGTACGTTAAAATGCATGACCAGCACCGCTTAAAGTAAATGCATGCCGTCGATCGAGTGTAGCCATGTACGCATGCAGTCTGAGCCGTGACAATTAATTCACATATAAATTACTACAAACTGATATGCACATGCAGTACTCGATCATCAAGATTGTAGGACAGAAATGGAAAATGGACAAAAAAGTAGGGGTAAAATCGGTAGGTATAGTATTTTCCTCTACAGTTTCGGAATACTCCTGACATACTTAGCACCACGTGTTGACTACTACCCAAACTGCCCAACAATGGTTTAGCAAATGTTCAAACACGTGGATCAATCAATCCAGGTGTGACGCCCTTACGCTGCCACCTTCCCCTCCTCCAACACCTTATAATTAAGAAGTAACCAAACACGACATGATCATCAAAATCTGTGTAATCTacaggaagaaaagaaaaaaagtgaagataaagacaaataaataatgcagagggaaaatgattaaaaaagtaagggcaagtgtggaaaaaaaaaacatcagaAAAAGTGATAGAGTACAACAGAAATAGATTAGAAATGTAAgggtaaaaaaggaaaaaaaattatacgacaGCTGCCTGCTTATTGacgcttattatatataagatatacatataaatatattactataGGGATCAGTAACTGAAGTTTTAGAGGATGCTTCTCATGAGACGTGTTTCACAGAAgctaaaactaattaaattgaaaaataaaacagtttaGATCCGACTAAAACACCTACAAGGGATAAATTGGTATTCTaaggtttttattttacttttattttttttgcaaatagaAGTTCTAGAGAAGTAAATACCGAGCAACACAATCCACaaaaatatactatatcaaaAGTACTCTTTTTTAACGACAAGCAAAGCTGTTGAACAATTTTTCAAAGAGAACTGCTGCATCCCAAATGAATCATACAAAAATAATCCTATAAGTTGATGTGACTTTatctgatctgttagatctactgaTGAATCACATTAAACTACGTCAATTTGTGATATTTCTTTTATGTATATGTGAAAACATGGGAATATATGTTTACGTTTGTGAAAACATCggcatatgtgtgtgtgttctatTACTGATTTGCTTGTTATATGTGATATACtgctaaaaaaattctattcatcatttatgcacaccacacactatatatttttttttaatcttaccAAATGAGtggtatataaataatgagtagaataactcaatatatttaaaaagaataaaaccaaagaaaaaaaaaaattaaaagaaaagtgtGATGAGTggaaatgatgagtagcaaagcaCAATGCCAAAGAAACTGAGCTATCTGATTTTTTGGATCATAAGAAGCAGATGATCTATCGATCTCTAGCCACAGCTCTTAGCATTTGTCGTTTCGTTTTTcgtatgcaaaaaaaaaaaaaaaaaaaaaaaaaaaggcttgttggggtggggtggggtggggtggggtggcaACAACATGTATGCATGAAGATGAGGGGTTACAGGTTAGTCAGGTCACGTGGCTCATTCTTGTTCCTAAAGCGCTAGCAGGTTCTGTGGTCATGCGGAGAATAATAGAGGTTGGTGGCAGACTGGTGAAATTGCTTTTACAGCTTTGCTTTAAACCCTCTCCTCCTTATTCCTTTTAACTCCTTTTCCCACTTTGAACCCAACCcatgaaactatatatatatatattttagagagagagatatagatATTGAAGGAGATAAAGATTGATGTACCGTGTAGCAGCTATCAATGGCATGGACCCGTTTTTGTCTCCCACCATCTTTCAATGATTTTGCACTGTAACTAATAATTTTCTCCGCCTAGCTAGATATATTGCCTGGACAATCGAATTAACAGTCAGTTTCCAATCAAACAGGTGCtttaagatttctttttatatggGTGGAGACAGGCAAATATTATTAGAACATATGAATTCTCACTAGGAaaacatctttcttttttcctgatCTTTTGAATTCTTTGGGGTTGTTCTCAATGGCTGGAATGCTTCCTGGAGTTGAATGTGCTCGAAGGAGACGGTTCCATCAGAGTGGAGCTTGCTCAGATTCACCTAGTACTGTGGCTGCACTTGGCGGGACAAGAAGGTCCTCATTCTGCTTGTACAGAAGCAATCATGAACCCCAGCATACCTCCACCTCTTCACAGGTACATGAAgcactctttctctctcaaatctttcctttttttcttttttttttttcaggtgaAAGTTCTTATTTACTCatggtttggatttaaaaaaaaaaaaaaaaacagaagagaagTTTATTGAACCAAGTATACCGGGATGAGAATCTAGGAGAAGTAGCCCGAGAAGCCAAGGAAAGATTAGATGAAAGGTTGAGAACACAGAGAAAATCAAAAGCCAAAAGGTAGCTTTTATATATGGTCTATCtgtaaactaattaattagctcTTGATTCCAGAATCCTCAACCCCAATATTCATCgaagttaatgttttatttttgttttctattttttgtaatCGATCTTGGGATACAGCACACAGAGCTTAAGGTGTGTTGAGGGCAGATCTATAGTACTAGAGGAGTTGAATACAGAGATGTTTGGGTTCAAGAAGGGTGGGTCAAGAAGGTTCAGTTGGGCCAAGTTGAGGTGGAAGGTTTCAGACCAAGACGAGTGTGCTGTTTGCCTAGAAGAGTTGAAAGGCGTTGAGAACCTGGTGCACCTGCCTTGTGCTCATCGGTTTCATGAGAAATGTTTGGTGCCATGGCTAGTGAACAATGCCCATTGCCCTTGCTGCAGAATGGGGATAATCTCCTCTCAGTAACTTTTGATTTTCCTTAACTTGTAGATATTAGTACCTTTTGCATTTGGTAGTAACCCATGAGTGTGAACATTTTGTGATTATTGCATCCTAAAAGATTCATGATGCGTCTCATCTATTAATTGATCTTCAAAACATCCCTACAGTTGGGTTTGAATAGATGAATTTTGATTTGTTAAAGTAGTTTCaattgaagaaattcatgagcctaactcatctcataaaactggttctacaagagaggattgttcattccttataaacataccTAATATCTTGTACGTCCACAGGCAATGTGGGATTATTCCTTAACACTCTCTCTCACATGCAGGCCAGTATTTTTCATGGTCCTTGTCACAGGGAAAGCAGTGTGGGCCTCATTCGTCCTGTGGCAGGTTCTGATactatgaagaaattcatgggcctaactcatctcataaaaccagtTCTACAAGATATGATTGTTCATTATAAACATGCCTAAGACCTTGTCCACatgtaatatgagattattcctcaacatcAACATCCCTAAAGATTATTCTCTTGCACCAGAAGTTTGATTAGATCGATCATGCTTTTGgcattttttatgagaaaaccAATAGGTCTTCTACTATTACTGGTTTTTTAGGCTCTAATTTGTTAATTGTTTACCGACAAAATCTAGGAAATTCTTGGACGAAACAACCAAAGTTGTTTTTGTCATGATACAAATTTGGTTCTTCCTTGGCAAGGGAAGCCAGAAGTTGTCATTATTATCTCTTAAGATTGTGATAAAAACAATAGCTCGACAGGGATGCAGATtaatgaagaacaaaaatacCAGAACTAGGCTAACCACAAGAAATTGCACGGCCTTGCTTTGTTCGtctttttttgtaagtttatgTGACTGATCATCgagatatatatgtatgcatcgatcatatatatatatatataaaaaaatctattcatcatttattttcttattatccTCTCATTATCATATGATATCACATTAGTTAAttgaagactatttattatatttcacttgtgaacttatcatttaatgccacattataggatgatgagaattgagatgatgacTAGCAttactctctctccctctatatatatatatatatataaattcagcACCAAGTAATTGAGAAGCAGTGGCTCAAATGACATGATCTGACATGATCACATGCATGCAGCAGCttcatgttatttatatatCCAAGGACAAAATAAAGGTCTCAATTCATTAAATATGAAAGCCTCGAGTGGCCGTACTCATGATCAAATTGATCAGATCATTctccaacaaaaaattttacctttattataaatattaaattatagttTTGATAATGTGAAATTCAAAGTACTATATGAATACTGTCCTTTGTATCATTGATTAATATTGCTGGATAACtgacaattaatatatatgcatattagaAGAGATAAAGAGATAACATATAGCGGTGGACGGCTATTGTTAGTTGATTCATTCCTTGTAGAAAAGCAAGCAAGTGATTCTGATTGAACCAGAGATCACTATCAGTATCCATTATTCTTTTGCCCCCACTTTGAAAACTGCAGTTCAAATAATGCACCAGTTTTGCCTGTAAAGTGGGCCAATAAGCATAGGAAAACTTCTAGGATGGTTCTGAAAGCTATCCTGGTGGCATGTTGAAATCAAGGAAATTACCTTGTCATTAATCAATTTGCATGAGGGTGATAGTGTCATCCAACTGCAGGGTTGGTGCAGATACAAAGACCTACCCTTTTTTTTAGTACCTGCATTAATATTCTACATCACTTTTGTGATAGTGGAATGTCATTTTTTGGCACTTATAATTAACATGGAACAACCCTATATAAATATTGGAAAGATGATTATTAGTGGAACTGGGATTACCGATATCTGTGTGTTTTTCCTTGAAAGCacagaaaaagaagaggttgaggaaaaaaagggCATAATATTATTGGTTATCTGCTTGATCTCCACGCCTATTGTTTTGTCTTTTGTGTATAGGTAGTGTTATGGATATgtttcaccgccaccacctcACGATCACCTACAACTAAAGAGTAAGATGGCTTGAGGGTTCGAGGGAAcgcctccgatgcctaagtcagtgattGGGATAGTTCTTTAATACCAATAAATTAGATGCCATGTTACATACCTGAATTCTTCTCTTATATAGAGCCTTTGAACCATTCTGTTGTTAAATGATAATAGACATCtgttattcaaattcaaacctaTTTGAATGATAACCGTTTGGATTCCATACCATCATTCGATAGTTATCCTGTAAGTACTGGCTATGGGTTGGTGCTCAATATCAGTTCTAGTAGTGAGGTAGGCTTCGGGCTCGAGTAAGGGCCCAGGCCCATGTGGGACTTAACTGGTCGGACTGTCCTCTCCAGGTAGGTATTGAAGTAAAAGTTTGAAACCCATCTCTAATAATTTGCCTTTATTTCTCAAGGGAGGATATAATTAAACAATATGCAGATAAGTTAAATGGGGccgatcaatatatatatatatataaggtggAGATTGAGTACCGAAATATTCATGAATGGGATggggtctatatatatatatatatatatattatatatatatatacacacaccacTATCCACAATTAATTAAACATTGTACGGTTGCCAAACATGATGGGTAGAAGAAAATTTCAGCAAAATTACAGTAACCAAACAAGTTTAACCtttattataagagaaatgatagttgcagtccgTGCAATAActttgacaaaaataaataaatatgagaattcacatgaaaagaaattaattttttaataatagacctcactcttttttaaaacgattgcacAGCACTTACACACTCTACTACTAtgtgtagcattactcttttaataATTGTAAGGGATCCTGTAGCAAAGTGATATGTTTACAACCAAGTGTGAAAAAGTTAGGCTAagtgcgtttagatgttgaagtgagttgagttgaattgagttgagttgagatgataaaatattgttaaaatattattttttaatattattattattttgagatttgaaaaagttaaattatttattatattttatgttgaaatttaaaaaagttataatgatgagttgagatgaattgagagtaattgaagatccaaacaaagccttaaaAGTGGCTTTGCCTAACGTCTGAAGCTAATTCTCAATCCACATATGGGTGGCAATCCCAATTTCATTGAATTGGCGTAAAACGACGCCGTATCATATGCAGCCTTCAACGATTGTGACCACACCCCCACCTTGTTTGAGCATGTTGAGCTTGCTCATCCTCCCCCGCAACGGCTAGTTTCTTGTGACCGTTAAGACCAACCCAAATTCAAAATCTGAAACCGAAACCCCCCCAAGCACACTACACCAAACAACACAGAGACGAAGAAAATCCTCCATCTCCTTCCAAATACAAATACCCCAAAATCcacagaggaaaaagaaaatccaaaagaaaaaaagaaaatcacaaggAATTCAATTCCCAGCTAAAATCTCCAGTCTTTGTTTGACACAGTAACAAGCTCACGCACAAAAAATGGTTTACTCCTACACCCCGACGTACTACTCCACACTCCATGACTCAATCACCTCTCTGTGCAAGACCATCTTGCCACTCGGCCTCAAGAAGCGGCTGCAGCGCTTGCCTGCTTCTGATCACAAGCTCTCCAAGCTCCAGTCGGATAATCTTAAATGGCAGCAAGATTCTTTCCACCAGATGATGAATCTGATGGGTCTTCACAGAGAAGGGATTTTGGCTGAGACTGAGGTTTCCGCTTTTCGGACGCACTTGCTCGAGACCCTCATCGCTTCTCCCGTGGAACATGAGCAGCCGGTCGTATTAAGAGATAAGCTGCTGTTCTTGCAGGTAAGTTTGTTAACCATCCGTTCCGGTTACTGGATAAATGGAAAacgatattttttttcctcgaaTTGCATGTTTTAGGAGCTTAGTTGGCTTAAATTTATACTCTTTCTGGGCCTAACTCAACTACCAGGCTTCCTATTCAGCCTACGATTTCAAAAAGttgtagtttttcttttcattggtTTTCCGAAACCAAAGGGGTTGTTTAGCCTTGAAATTTTGTTTCCTTGagtaaattgaaaatataaactTCTCTGTCCTTTATTTTTGTCTTCCAGGAACTTCTTTATGGGAAGTGCATTTCCTCAGAGGAATATCACGCTTCAAAGAGGCCGTTGTTGCAGAGACTGGCAGTTCAAGGAGCTGAAATCGAGGCTAGAGATGTAATTGCTGCGGGACCGACAGACCCAAAAGAGAGCTCAGAAGAAAATTGGTCTGTTATTGACTTAAAGGATGAGAAATGCTTGCTAAACAAAGAGAATTCGAATTCTAAGAGTAAATTGAAGCACGGGTCAACAGTGAAGCAGATCAAAGGAGTTGCCTCAGTGTTCAGCTTTTATAAACCCGGAAAGAGCAAAGAAGAGAAGAGCGTATTTGAATTGACAGCAGCACATTTAGGCTCGGCGGACTCAAAATTCTCTTCCCCTGCCTCTTCTAAGAATGAAATACGGCATTCCAAAGAAAACCCATTTTGGGATAGCCATTTTCAGCATAAAGAAAGCGAAACAAGCTCGATTCTAATGCCCGAAAGCTTGCCAGTGGAGTCCGCGAAGAGGAAACCTTTTAAGACTCTGTTtcagagagagcagagagaagGACAAGGGAGTGGTGGTGATCATAATGATGCTGGTTATGAGGAGAGAGCTACAAAATCTGCAAAAAAAACAATGGGGGTTTGAAAAGttcaagaaatggaagaaaagtGACTCAGAGGAAGAGACAGCTCCTCTGTCTCTCAATGGAAGATTGGACAGTGAGGCTTATTTGGAGTCCGGCCGGCTTGTCGCAAGCCCTATCGGGGAGGGTCCGGACACCAAGCTGATAAAAAAGAAGTTGCATTCGGATGGTTCTCCGTCTGATTTCTTCATAGATAAGGTCGGGAGTTAATGTTTCAAGATCCATTCATTTTTGTGTTGTGTAGTTGGACTAAATTAAGAGTTTTTTTCCTGACATTGTATTTGGTTCATTTTGTTATGTAAAAGGTTTTAGGAGACAAGATAAAGAAGGAGCTAACAAGAATCCAGACAGAGCTTTGCACCACAAACCCCAACCTCCAATTCTCGTAAGCATTTCTTTTGGGGCCGTTTCTGTGTGCTTGCGTTTGCATGTCGACTTCAAAGTTGATACTTATGAAAGTTGGTCTTAAAAATATGCTGACTTTCTCTTCTCTTGTGACTTTATCAGGAATGATCAAATTGAAGCAATTTCGACCAAGCTTCCTGTGGACAAGTCCGAACTGAAAAGTTTCTTTCCTAAGTAAGTCATCTTCTCTGTTCTCATCATCCATATGACACtgaaaaattttcttaatcatgTTGTTAAGACAGCTAACCAAAGATGCTTACAAACCTAACTCAACAGTTAATTAATCGGACTGTAAGACCAATGAGGACAAACATACTCCCCATCTCACCCTCTAAAATTCTTTCTTGTTTCTGTTTTGGATGGTTTCGTCTGTGCTGAAGACCGTGGTGTGATCGTTACGGTGATGTAGTATTGGATGTGGTGAAGAAAGAATTCAAAGATCATGTTGGAGAGATGGAAAATATGAGAAACGCCTCCAGAGAGAAACATGGCAACTCAATGCGATGGACAACatttgaagatgatgatgagaacTGTCATCCAAATCTCTTTGGTCCTCGTGATAATTCATTCCCTAGTAGTAGAAATGGTAGCAAGGGCCTCCAAGGCAATCCCTTGTTTCAAGACCAGAATCCGTTCTGGACTCCAAGGCATGGCTCTTCTTTGCTGGGTTAGATGAAAAGCTTTACATTAGTTCTCTCTTTCTTGAGAGTACTGTTTCCATCGTGCTATAGGGAGACTTGTACCCTTTTCCGTCGTTACTTGCATGTTTGTCTTCTAAGAATCTGTTGGTGTATGAACcccatttaattttttctaggAAATTAAAATGCTTTTGTGCCGAAAGTCTTTAGGGATACTGTTTAAAGCCGGTTACGTCACCAATTTGGTCACTTTTTCCCTGTGGGCTATGGGGGTCTCCACAGCTAGCTAGTCTTACTAATGAAGTTCAATTTCCATAGCTGTTGAGCTTTTGCGGCAGAGGAGAGAAAGTATTAACAAGAGATATAACATTCAATTGGTTACATCACGCTTGGGACTGATTTAGAATGGATTGATCCCATTGATCACATTTATAACAATGAATGAGCTAGAGGGCAAAGCCACAAAATTCCAATTTCTAAACCGATATCATAAAGTTTTACGAAACCAAATCATGAGGACAAGATgctaaaggaaaaaataacagGAAATTCTGATACATGTCAATTTTATAAGGACAGTGAATGCATATGTCATGAGTGGGGTGTTGATCACTATTTACAAGATATGTACAATTCTATCAAAGGGTAGGGATTTCTGAATGAGATACAGATGCTTCTGCGACCTCACGAACATCTCCTCTACACAGTGGACATACCCTGCAAAACAACAATAAGGAGAGGGTGGAAGAAGGGCAtcaggaaaaaaagagagagagagagagagagagagaggagattaTTATACGAATAAAGGACAATAAGAAGGGGGGGTTGCAATTACAATACCCGTGTATCTCTTTTAGCCATTTATCAACACAAGACATATGATACTCATGGTGACAGGGAAGAACTCGAATTTTGTCCCCTTCCTCGTACTCAGCAAGGCAAATGTAACACCTGCCAATTTAATTAGTATCattaataactgaaatatcAACCACAaacacatataataaataagcacTCTTATGATAAACCATTATAATAGGGGCAAACGCTTTATATGAATCATTACAAACATATGTACACACAAAGACACTAACAAGCACtcgcatgcatgcacatgatagTTCATTTAATTTATCTACATAAGCATTTAttaagttattttgataagtactcTACTTAAGCATTTATATCTAACCAAACTGATATAAGAGACATACTGTTCTACATCTTCACTGGCCCCAGAGGCTTCAACCTTTTTGTGACTCTTGAGAGGGAAAGAGTTGACGACTGACTCAGGTGCTGGGAGTGAGACCATAGATAGGGAAAGTGACACAGGTTGGCGATGGATTTCATCCAAAACCTGCAAAtcatacattaaaataaaactaagttaCCAAGTTAATTGCTAGAGTTCTACAGATGTCATCAACATCCAATGCTCCAATGGCAAaacaaatagatatttttttttatgggtacgTACAACTCACACACCCACCACACAGGATTGATCCCATGCCATCACTCTTCACCCATTATGGAGAAAAGAGATGCTGTTTGGCACAAACCCAGATGGATCATTGGCAAGTacatagaaataattttaattgaataGCCATGTAACAAGAAAAAGTTAATTGTGGATCACAAGATATAAGTTAATTGTGGTTGgcattccaacacaaaataagtTATGGTTAAAACAGGAGCATACCACCCATAATTGAACAAAAAACAGAACGACAAGGGGaccaaatgaaaaacaaaagaaaaactaataGGAACTTAATAAGATGGGGAAGAATCAAACCTAACTTTAAGTTGGACCATCAATGAATCAAACCTCACCTTTAACTTGATGGATCTTCCAATGTCTCCACATAATGGCCATAGAATTACCCAACAGAAACATTGGATCAAGATAgaagtttttccaaaaattaacTTTTAAGTGTTTTCAAAGCTATAAGCATTGTGAAATATAGAACCCCTAACTTTCCCcagtttatatttttgtttataagtcTTTCCCCAGTTTATATATTGGAATAAAGAACAAAAGACACCCACAAGAAATCCCAAAGCCCTCTACCAAAACATGGCagcagaaaagaaaattacctCAAATAAAGCCTCAGCAAGCATGACTATGCGTGATATACTTGCACGGGTACTAGATTCTTCGCTCATCAAAAATGACTCACAAGAGCACGTACCATCAGGGTGGAGACCTGATGGACAAGCTGTATTTTGCCTCCCATTGTCATCAAGACTGCCACGAACTCTTTCCCAGATCTGTAGCATGCAGGAGCGGTTCATAAAGATTATCCATAGAGcttaaagtaaaatttaaaagcaCTATATATCACTTCAGTCACCCCAATGCAACCACTACATAGACAAAGGCTTAGCCAGATTTTCAAAGATATGGAGATAAGACACAAATAAAGTCACAAATGCAggttgaaattttatttatataagtaaaaaatacagCTTGATATGTAAAGGTTACCAAAGTATAGTATAATCAAGATATTCTGAGAATCACCTCAGATCTTGAATGCCGTCGTTGTTCATTCAAGCTGTGAATTCGACTGCCCAGATGTCCACGATCACCTCCAACTCCATCAAAAAAGTCACTACTCAAATCAAGGAGCCATCTATCATGAGATCCTAAATCATGAGAATCATCTGTTGAAAGAAGAATAGAAGGAGAATCACTATGCCTTCTAGAACTACGTCTTGAAAAAGCATCCCAAAACAGTCTTCTACTATTCCTTCTGACCTCTCGGTTACTTTCATCAGCATTGCTACTTGAAACAACACTAGAAGAGATAGTCACCACATCAACTTGAAGTACACCTCCATCTCCCCAGCCTTGTTCCCTATTGGAAACAAGAAATCCTAAACCTGAAGGTATTGCCTCCTGAAAAGATTCATCTCCCAGCGATCCAAATGTCATAG encodes the following:
- the LOC121242574 gene encoding probable E3 ubiquitin-protein ligase RHY1A; the encoded protein is MAGMLPGVECARRRRFHQSGACSDSPSTVAALGGTRRSSFCLYRSNHEPQHTSTSSQKRSLLNQVYRDENLGEVAREAKERLDERLRTQRKSKAKSTQSLRCVEGRSIVLEELNTEMFGFKKGGSRRFSWAKLRWKVSDQDECAVCLEELKGVENLVHLPCAHRFHEKCLVPWLVNNAHCPCCRMGIISSQ
- the LOC121242573 gene encoding uncharacterized protein LOC121242573, coding for MVYSYTPTYYSTLHDSITSLCKTILPLGLKKRLQRLPASDHKLSKLQSDNLKWQQDSFHQMMNLMGLHREGILAETEVSAFRTHLLETLIASPVEHEQPVVLRDKLLFLQELLYGKCISSEEYHASKRPLLQRLAVQGAEIEARDVIAAGPTDPKESSEENWSVIDLKDEKCLLNKENSNSKSKLKHGSTVKQIKGVASVFSFYKPGKSKEEKSVFELTAAHLGSADSKFSSPASSKNEIRHSKENPFWDSHFQHKESETSSILMPESLPVESAKRKPFKTLFQREQREGQGSGGDHNDAGYEERATKSAKKTMGV
- the LOC121242571 gene encoding E3 ubiquitin ligase BIG BROTHER-related-like, with amino-acid sequence MGSSSSRLGSRPSRARVNRTNRSRVFSLICGGSPSRATHQMEDCAVESLVNSAEHSNPVINVVQNIIEETSLVTGAGRLSYSITETGALSGSSIENPAVEDGSINVETSNHGKCLSESKELVPPHQVSADHSHDESCRYSSTTASTSFKEQQSSDPVSVNVSTNKDVDNGIDNSVDKGVPQICPKAHPSSSSPQELGDSSFNGGSVDNHISEVSTFENSDPDSVPHDSNSPMTFGSLGDESFQEAIPSGLGFLVSNREQGWGDGGVLQVDVVTISSSVVSSSNADESNREVRRNSRRLFWDAFSRRSSRRHSDSPSILLSTDDSHDLGSHDRWLLDLSSDFFDGVGGDRGHLGSRIHSLNEQRRHSRSEIWERVRGSLDDNGRQNTACPSGLHPDGTCSCESFLMSEESSTRASISRIVMLAEALFEVLDEIHRQPVSLSLSMVSLPAPESVVNSFPLKSHKKVEASGASEDVEQCYICLAEYEEGDKIRVLPCHHEYHMSCVDKWLKEIHGVCPLCRGDVREVAEASVSHSEIPTL